The segment AAACTGGCGAGTGCCCTGGCCCGTCTGGCGCAAGAGTTGGGCACCTGCCCCGATCTGTTTGTCCAGGTCAACACCGGCGAAGAGTCTCAGAAAGCAGGCGTTGCCCCCGCCGACACCGATGCCTTTGTCGCGCAATGTCGCGTGCTTGACCTGCCGCTGGCCGGGTTGATGTGCATCCCCCCTGCCGAGGAAACACCATCGCTACATTTTGCGCTGCTGGCCAAGCTGGCGGAACGCAACGGGTTGGCTGGTCTCTCAATGGGAATGAGCGCCGATTTCGAAGAAGCCGTGAGCTTTGGTGCGACTCATGTCCGCGTAGGCTCGGCCATTTTTGGGGATCGGACCACCGACAGCGATCCGCACTAATCTTCGGCGCGGATCGCCCGGCACCCACCAACAGATCTAGAAGGCAAAAGGCCCGTCATCGCTGCCGGGCCTTTTCTATTCCAACGAAACCGCGCGTCAGTGCAGCTTGGCGCCCACTTCGGCAATCGCGTCGTCGATCAGCTTGGATGCGTCTTTTGTGCTCATCTGCTTGGCGACCACGTCCTTGGCGGCAGCCACGGCCACAGTGATGGCACGATCGCGGACATCTTTGACAGCCGCAGCCTGAGCCGAGGCGATCTGATCTTCGGCAGCCGCGAGACGG is part of the Puniceibacterium sp. IMCC21224 genome and harbors:
- a CDS encoding YggS family pyridoxal phosphate-dependent enzyme, with the protein product MGLSEIRDRLAKAEAASGRDPGSVHLIAVSKVQPDSRVLAVLEQGQRLFGENRVQEAAGKWPEFQNIYPDAKVHLIGPLQSNKARQAMTLFSAIHTLDRPKLASALARLAQELGTCPDLFVQVNTGEESQKAGVAPADTDAFVAQCRVLDLPLAGLMCIPPAEETPSLHFALLAKLAERNGLAGLSMGMSADFEEAVSFGATHVRVGSAIFGDRTTDSDPH